In one Nitrososphaera viennensis EN76 genomic region, the following are encoded:
- a CDS encoding TIR domain-containing protein, which yields MSAKTIFISHSASDTEIMKFFHNAFKDTGVKAVAMEYEGWHRNKEPNWKWIRKEITKSKALFVILTKNVASIMHTRNWVAFEIGVAAASIPQKPVYVFNEEGVDFAVPYLNHYFPHPLSSRRDFEIADYISDVRAPTAKKDFLPQIIRDPQLVYRDKMCKCPNCMTVFSYWGDRMAFKCPCCGELMIKVSPKYVR from the coding sequence ATGTCAGCAAAAACCATTTTCATCTCTCATAGTGCTTCAGATACAGAGATCATGAAGTTCTTTCACAACGCTTTCAAAGATACTGGTGTTAAGGCAGTGGCTATGGAATATGAGGGATGGCACAGGAATAAAGAACCCAACTGGAAATGGATAAGGAAAGAGATAACCAAATCAAAGGCGCTTTTTGTAATCCTGACAAAAAATGTGGCTTCAATAATGCATACCAGGAATTGGGTTGCGTTCGAGATTGGCGTTGCCGCTGCCTCAATTCCACAAAAACCTGTCTATGTCTTTAACGAGGAAGGAGTTGATTTTGCCGTCCCCTATCTAAATCACTATTTTCCACACCCACTTTCGTCTCGACGAGACTTTGAGATCGCTGATTACATTAGCGACGTTCGGGCTCCTACTGCAAAGAAAGACTTTTTGCCACAAATAATAAGAGATCCACAACTTGTATATCGTGATAAGATGTGCAAGTGTCCGAATTGCATGACTGTCTTTAGCTATTGGGGAGACAGGATGGCTTTCAAATGCCCCTGTTGCGGTGAACTGATGATCAAGGTTTCTCCTAAATATGTTCGATGA
- a CDS encoding site-2 protease family protein translates to MEQQRKVRAEVKLPLILIHTPFGLDFFDRVARAPGAKAWASINTYLMPVITVLAIFLIVGSLAVLFSNADARTSIRGVGPTANLLIPGLNPYLPIVEGWVALVVTIIIHEAGHGIIARVYNIRVDSTGLVLFLGIPIGAFVNIERDELAKATLKQKSAVLTAGPLNNMILAGVSLLALFLVMSTLTPLPPAPGEPQFGVAVISVNPGSLAQSIGLPQGAVIQEVAGQEVKKNEDLGPLLRANLGQTIDITWVEGSGGDGNTASFATVTKSVTLPDAVEPGKGTLGITVATIDTTGAVLERYKGAFSSNPLAILLPPTIQEGIVPYSQLMTPKYESSIGSVWSPLANMLFWLWFVNFNVGIFNALPIGPLDGGQLYNSLIEKKIKSQIMAKNATTMLTILMAVIVAAAILLPYVI, encoded by the coding sequence TTGGAACAGCAGCGAAAGGTGCGCGCAGAGGTAAAGCTGCCTCTTATACTCATACACACCCCGTTTGGCCTGGACTTCTTTGACAGGGTAGCCAGGGCTCCCGGCGCAAAGGCATGGGCCAGCATAAACACGTACTTGATGCCCGTCATAACCGTCCTTGCGATTTTCCTCATAGTAGGCTCGCTTGCGGTGCTCTTTTCAAACGCCGACGCAAGAACCAGCATCCGCGGGGTAGGACCGACGGCAAACCTGCTCATACCCGGCCTCAACCCGTACCTGCCCATAGTGGAGGGGTGGGTGGCGCTTGTGGTGACCATCATAATCCACGAGGCAGGCCACGGCATCATCGCCAGGGTCTACAACATCCGCGTGGACTCGACCGGGCTCGTGCTGTTCCTCGGGATACCGATAGGCGCATTTGTCAATATTGAAAGAGATGAGCTTGCCAAGGCGACCCTCAAGCAAAAGAGCGCGGTGCTGACGGCAGGCCCCCTCAACAACATGATACTTGCAGGCGTCTCGCTCCTTGCGCTTTTCCTGGTGATGTCGACGCTCACCCCGCTGCCGCCGGCTCCCGGCGAGCCCCAGTTCGGAGTGGCTGTCATCAGCGTCAACCCCGGCTCGCTTGCCCAGTCCATCGGGCTTCCGCAGGGCGCCGTCATACAGGAGGTGGCAGGCCAGGAGGTCAAGAAGAATGAAGATCTAGGTCCCCTCCTTCGCGCCAACCTTGGCCAGACCATCGACATTACATGGGTCGAGGGGTCCGGCGGCGACGGCAACACCGCTTCTTTTGCGACAGTGACAAAGTCAGTGACACTTCCCGACGCCGTAGAGCCCGGCAAGGGCACGCTTGGCATTACAGTGGCGACTATAGATACCACTGGCGCAGTCCTTGAAAGGTACAAGGGCGCATTCAGCTCCAACCCACTTGCCATACTCCTCCCGCCAACTATTCAGGAAGGAATCGTGCCATACTCTCAGCTGATGACTCCAAAGTACGAGTCGTCCATCGGCTCTGTGTGGTCGCCTCTGGCAAACATGCTGTTCTGGCTGTGGTTTGTCAACTTTAACGTCGGCATATTCAACGCGCTGCCGATAGGCCCGCTCGACGGAGGCCAGCTGTACAACTCGCTCATTGAAAAGAAGATCAAGTCGCAGATAATGGCCAAGAACGCCACCACGATGCTCACGATACTGATGGCGGTAATCGTGGCGGCGGCGATACTGCTCCCGTACGTGATATAG